Proteins from a single region of Chlamydia buteonis:
- a CDS encoding protein arginine kinase: MILPNDLLLNFASKKDAPPTNKTWPITTFSLSRNLSIAKFLPCLSREKKQEILEVIASNFNHIEGFDEFLVLPLKDAPSWQKEFLIEHFLFPHDLTGNPEGEALIVNRSGNILAAINFRDHLILHAIDFTSEPEKALDQLVRLDSYLNEKLAFAFSPDFGFLTTNPRECGTGLKSQSFLHAPALVYSRELPEIIDEDTEVACSGILPGTPEYIGNIVVLSNKCSLGLTEEQILSSLRIWSSKVAAAEASAKKKYAEQNPGELKNHILRALGLLTHSYHLDLQETLDALSWIQLGISLGWIQGSDNSSIWNPVFWQARRGHLALTKQPEDNKNLQKEVISQLRADVLKKLAEGLSANGF; the protein is encoded by the coding sequence ATGATTCTTCCCAATGACTTACTTCTTAATTTTGCTAGTAAGAAAGACGCTCCTCCTACAAATAAAACCTGGCCTATAACGACGTTCTCACTATCTAGGAATCTTTCCATAGCAAAGTTTCTTCCCTGCTTATCTAGGGAGAAAAAACAAGAAATTTTAGAGGTTATAGCTTCAAATTTTAACCATATTGAAGGTTTCGATGAGTTTCTAGTTTTACCTCTTAAAGATGCACCTTCCTGGCAAAAAGAGTTTCTTATTGAGCATTTTTTATTTCCCCATGATCTTACAGGCAACCCTGAAGGCGAAGCTCTTATTGTAAACCGCTCTGGAAATATTCTAGCAGCTATAAATTTCCGCGATCACTTAATTCTCCATGCTATAGATTTTACATCAGAACCCGAAAAAGCTTTAGATCAGCTTGTGCGGTTAGACAGTTATCTGAATGAAAAGTTAGCATTTGCTTTTTCCCCTGATTTTGGTTTTCTAACTACAAATCCTCGAGAATGTGGCACAGGATTAAAAAGTCAGAGTTTCTTACATGCTCCAGCATTGGTTTATTCTCGCGAATTGCCTGAGATTATTGACGAGGATACAGAGGTTGCTTGTTCTGGCATTTTACCAGGAACTCCGGAATATATTGGTAATATTGTAGTTTTATCGAATAAATGTTCTTTAGGGCTTACTGAAGAACAAATCTTATCATCGCTCAGAATCTGGTCTTCGAAAGTTGCTGCTGCCGAAGCTTCCGCAAAAAAGAAGTATGCTGAGCAAAATCCTGGAGAATTAAAAAATCATATTCTACGTGCTCTAGGATTGCTTACACACTCCTATCATTTAGATCTTCAAGAAACGTTAGATGCGTTGAGTTGGATCCAATTAGGGATTAGCTTAGGATGGATTCAAGGCTCCGATAACAGTTCCATTTGGAATCCTGTGTTCTGGCAGGCACGTCGTGGGCACTTAGCGCTTACAAAACAACCTGAAGATAATAAGAATTTACAAAAAGAAGTTATCTCACAGTTACGTGCAGATGTGTTAAAGAAACTTGCCGAAGGCTTATCTGCTAATGGATTTTAA
- a CDS encoding UvrB/UvrC motif-containing protein, whose product MATSKPHLCYHCQKPATICYTEVDKDKVLRSYVCDSCPCPSHYYSRDNIVLGSSGASVTLECGNCKTAWKPAADENQLFGCHLCYTNFKTQLIAKLMHTKAICSSATADNSRGGLHIGRSPGEAASMNPLLKLIALNEALQDTLAREDYEQAAVIRDQINHLKNQNSHDSSQ is encoded by the coding sequence ATGGCAACTTCTAAACCCCACCTGTGTTACCATTGTCAAAAGCCGGCAACAATTTGTTATACTGAGGTAGATAAGGATAAGGTCTTACGTTCTTATGTATGCGATTCTTGTCCGTGTCCTAGTCATTACTATAGTCGTGACAACATTGTATTAGGTTCTTCTGGGGCTTCTGTAACTTTAGAATGTGGCAATTGTAAAACCGCATGGAAACCGGCTGCTGATGAAAATCAGCTATTTGGTTGTCACTTATGTTATACAAACTTTAAAACACAACTTATAGCCAAGCTCATGCATACTAAAGCTATTTGTTCATCGGCAACTGCGGACAATAGTCGAGGTGGTTTGCATATTGGTCGTTCCCCAGGAGAAGCGGCGAGTATGAACCCCCTCCTTAAATTAATAGCGTTAAATGAGGCTCTTCAAGATACGCTAGCTCGTGAAGATTATGAGCAAGCTGCTGTAATACGAGACCAGATTAATCATTTAAAAAATCAGAATTCGCATGATTCTTCCCAATGA
- the frr gene encoding ribosome recycling factor → MSILADTEKKMVAALEFFTKEVRSFRTGKANPALVETVTVDVYGTTMRLSDLASISVADTRQLVISPYDANNVSAISKGIIAANLNLQPDVEGSIVRIKIPEPTAEYRNEVIKQLRRKSEEAKVAIRNIRRESNDKLKKDSDLTEDAVKGMEKKIQELTDKFCKQIDEMSKQKEADLSSI, encoded by the coding sequence ATGTCCATTCTAGCTGATACTGAAAAAAAAATGGTGGCTGCTTTAGAATTTTTCACTAAAGAAGTCCGTTCATTTAGGACAGGGAAAGCTAATCCCGCTTTAGTAGAAACAGTTACTGTAGATGTATACGGCACTACGATGAGGCTATCTGATTTAGCCTCTATTTCTGTAGCTGATACACGCCAATTAGTAATTTCTCCCTACGATGCTAATAACGTCTCTGCAATATCTAAAGGTATTATTGCTGCGAATTTAAATTTGCAGCCTGATGTAGAAGGCTCCATAGTACGTATTAAGATTCCTGAGCCTACTGCAGAATACCGAAATGAGGTTATTAAGCAGTTACGTCGTAAATCCGAAGAAGCGAAAGTAGCTATTCGCAATATCCGTAGGGAATCTAACGACAAGTTAAAAAAAGACTCTGATTTAACAGAAGACGCTGTTAAAGGAATGGAGAAAAAAATCCAGGAATTAACAGATAAGTTTTGTAAGCAGATCGACGAAATGTCCAAGCAAAAAGAAGCCGACCTTTCATCGATTTGA
- the pyrH gene encoding UMP kinase, whose translation MSKRITRVLFKISGESLSTDSGNRIDEVRLSRLVAELRAVRNCDIETALVIGGGNILRGLAQQKELQINRVSADQMGMLATLINGMAVADALKADDIPCLLTSTLSCPQLADLYTPQKSEEALSQGKIVICTTGAGSPYLTTDTGAALRACELKADILLKATMHVDGVYDKDPRSFSDAVKYDRISFKDFLSQGLGVMDASAVSLCMDSNIPIRVFSFVKHSLEQAIFDENVGTLICEEATHVHSS comes from the coding sequence ATGTCTAAGCGAATAACACGAGTCTTATTTAAGATATCTGGAGAATCTCTCTCAACAGACAGCGGGAATCGAATTGATGAAGTTCGTTTATCCAGGTTAGTAGCGGAATTACGTGCTGTACGCAATTGTGATATTGAAACAGCTCTTGTTATAGGCGGAGGCAACATCCTTAGAGGACTTGCTCAACAAAAAGAGCTACAAATTAATCGAGTGTCTGCCGACCAAATGGGGATGTTAGCTACTTTAATCAACGGTATGGCTGTAGCAGATGCTTTAAAAGCTGATGATATTCCTTGTTTATTAACTTCTACACTGTCGTGCCCTCAACTAGCAGACCTATACACTCCTCAAAAGTCTGAAGAAGCTTTAAGCCAAGGTAAAATTGTAATTTGCACAACGGGAGCAGGATCTCCTTACCTAACAACTGATACAGGGGCAGCTTTGCGCGCTTGTGAGTTAAAAGCTGACATTCTGCTCAAAGCCACTATGCATGTTGATGGTGTATATGATAAAGATCCTCGGTCATTTAGCGATGCTGTAAAATACGATCGGATTAGCTTTAAAGATTTCCTATCTCAAGGATTAGGCGTTATGGACGCTTCTGCTGTATCTTTATGCATGGATTCTAATATTCCTATTCGTGTCTTTAGCTTTGTTAAACACTCTCTAGAGCAAGCTATTTTTGATGAGAATGTTGGAACATTAATTTGTGAGGAAGCTACACATGTCCATTCTAGCTGA
- the tsf gene encoding translation elongation factor Ts, with the protein MSNFSMETLKLLRQQTGVGLTKCKEALAECNGNLEEAVVYLRKLGLASASKKEHRETREGVIAAKSDSCGTAVVEVNVETDFVANNAVFRTFVDSLVEDVLNHKVDNVDALLQLPSSQDASLTVDELRAVTMQTVGENIRINRIKYLPKTTNESVGIYSHGNGKTVSVTILSGVSDKESLAKDISMHIVAAQPLFLNKESVPEDALAREKEVISSQIQGKPQAVIDKIISGKLGTFFQDVCLLEQAFIKNPDVTIQGLINEVSKASGNSVEVKEFILWKIGA; encoded by the coding sequence ATGAGCAACTTTTCTATGGAAACCCTAAAACTCTTAAGACAGCAGACCGGTGTAGGGTTAACCAAATGTAAGGAAGCTTTAGCCGAGTGCAATGGAAATCTTGAAGAAGCTGTAGTTTACTTACGTAAACTAGGTCTTGCCTCAGCTAGTAAAAAAGAACATAGAGAAACAAGAGAAGGCGTGATCGCAGCAAAAAGCGATTCTTGTGGCACTGCTGTAGTTGAAGTTAACGTAGAAACGGACTTCGTAGCTAATAATGCAGTCTTTCGAACTTTCGTTGATAGTCTTGTTGAAGACGTCTTAAACCATAAAGTAGATAATGTTGATGCATTGCTACAACTTCCTTCATCGCAAGATGCTTCTCTTACAGTAGATGAGTTGCGTGCTGTAACTATGCAAACTGTTGGAGAGAATATCCGCATCAATAGAATTAAGTATTTGCCAAAAACAACTAATGAAAGTGTGGGCATTTACTCTCATGGTAATGGGAAAACCGTTTCTGTCACTATTCTTTCTGGAGTTTCTGATAAAGAAAGCCTCGCGAAAGATATTTCTATGCATATCGTAGCAGCTCAACCTCTGTTTTTAAATAAGGAAAGTGTTCCTGAAGATGCTCTAGCAAGAGAAAAAGAAGTCATTTCTTCTCAAATACAAGGAAAACCCCAAGCTGTTATTGATAAAATAATCAGTGGCAAGTTGGGAACATTCTTCCAAGATGTTTGTCTACTAGAACAAGCTTTCATTAAAAACCCTGATGTAACCATTCAAGGTTTGATTAATGAGGTCAGCAAAGCTAGCGGCAACTCCGTAGAAGTGAAGGAATTCATTTTATGGAAAATAGGAGCTTAA
- the rpsB gene encoding 30S ribosomal protein S2, which yields MEEQPLCNLSVKDLMEAGAHFGHQTRRWNPKMKLYIFEEKNGLYIINLAKTLYQLRKALPQVCKVIKENKPILFVGTKKQAKCVIKEAAIEAGEYFVAERWLGGMLTNMTTIRNSIKTLDKIEKDLTQNSSYLTKKEIALLAKRHQKLLKNLEGIRYLKKAPGLVIVVDPSYEKIAVAEAKKLGIPVLALVDTNCDPTPIDYVIPCNDDSLKSIRLIISAIKDNIIDTKKKLGIEIVSPIKTLNVQDGEDTDIYATDEDNRQEDLLAKKYDSNEAN from the coding sequence TTGGAAGAACAACCGCTATGCAATCTTTCAGTTAAAGACTTAATGGAAGCGGGGGCTCATTTTGGGCACCAAACCCGAAGATGGAATCCAAAGATGAAACTTTACATCTTTGAAGAAAAAAACGGTCTTTACATCATCAATCTAGCAAAAACTCTTTATCAATTACGTAAAGCTCTCCCTCAAGTTTGTAAGGTTATTAAAGAAAATAAACCTATTCTCTTTGTGGGAACGAAAAAACAAGCCAAGTGTGTCATTAAAGAAGCTGCTATTGAAGCTGGCGAGTACTTTGTTGCTGAGCGTTGGTTAGGCGGCATGTTAACTAACATGACGACTATTAGGAACTCCATCAAAACATTGGATAAGATCGAAAAAGACCTTACTCAAAATAGTTCTTACCTTACGAAAAAAGAAATCGCCTTACTAGCTAAACGTCATCAAAAATTATTGAAGAACCTTGAAGGTATTCGCTACCTAAAGAAAGCTCCTGGTCTTGTTATCGTTGTTGACCCTAGTTATGAAAAGATTGCTGTTGCAGAAGCTAAAAAGCTCGGTATTCCCGTATTAGCTTTAGTAGACACTAACTGTGATCCAACTCCTATCGATTATGTTATTCCTTGCAATGACGATTCTTTAAAAAGCATTCGCTTAATCATTAGCGCCATTAAAGATAATATCATTGACACCAAGAAAAAACTTGGCATTGAGATTGTCTCTCCGATTAAAACTCTAAACGTACAAGATGGCGAAGATACAGACATCTATGCAACCGATGAGGACAATCGTCAAGAAGATCTATTAGCAAAAAAGTATGACAGTAATGAGGCTAACTAA
- a CDS encoding porin has protein sequence MKKLLKSALLFAATGSALSLQALPVGNPAEPSLLIDGTMWEGASGDPCDPCSTWCDAISIRAGYYGDYVFDRILKVDVNKTFTGMAATPTQPTGNAANTDKPEANGRANVAYGKHMQDAEWFSNAAFLALNIWDRFDIFCTLGASNGYFKASSAAFNLVGLIGFSATSAVNTDLPKQLPNVAITQGVVEFYTDTSFSWSVGARGALWECGCATLGAEFQYAQSNPKIEMLNVTSSPAQFVIHKPRGYKGTSSNFPLPITAGTDGATDTKSATIKYHEWQVGLALSYRLNMLVPYIGVNWSRATFDADTIRIAQPKLKSEILNITTWNPSLIGSTTTLPNNSGKDVLSDVLQIASIQINKMKSRKACGVAVGATLIDADKWSITGEARLINERAAHMNAQFRF, from the coding sequence ATGAAAAAACTCTTGAAATCGGCATTATTGTTTGCCGCTACGGGTTCCGCTCTCTCCTTACAAGCCTTGCCTGTAGGGAACCCAGCTGAACCAAGTTTATTAATCGATGGCACTATGTGGGAAGGTGCTTCTGGCGATCCTTGCGATCCTTGCTCTACTTGGTGTGATGCTATCAGCATCCGCGCAGGATACTACGGAGATTATGTTTTCGATCGTATTTTAAAAGTTGATGTGAATAAAACTTTTACCGGAATGGCAGCAACTCCTACACAACCTACAGGTAACGCAGCCAATACTGATAAGCCCGAAGCAAACGGCAGAGCGAATGTGGCGTACGGGAAGCATATGCAAGATGCAGAGTGGTTTTCAAATGCAGCCTTTCTAGCCTTAAACATTTGGGATCGCTTCGATATTTTCTGCACCTTAGGAGCATCCAATGGATACTTCAAAGCAAGTTCTGCTGCATTCAACTTGGTTGGGTTAATAGGGTTTTCAGCTACAAGCGCAGTTAATACCGATCTTCCAAAGCAACTTCCTAACGTAGCCATTACCCAAGGTGTTGTGGAATTTTATACAGACACATCATTTTCTTGGAGCGTAGGTGCCCGTGGAGCTTTATGGGAATGTGGTTGCGCGACTTTAGGAGCTGAGTTCCAATACGCTCAATCTAATCCTAAGATTGAAATGCTCAACGTAACTTCAAGCCCAGCACAATTTGTGATTCACAAACCAAGAGGCTATAAAGGAACCAGCTCGAATTTTCCTTTACCTATAACGGCTGGTACTGATGGTGCGACAGACACCAAATCAGCTACAATTAAATACCATGAATGGCAAGTAGGCCTCGCACTGTCTTACAGATTGAATATGCTTGTTCCATATATTGGTGTAAACTGGTCAAGAGCAACTTTTGATGCTGATACTATCCGCATTGCTCAACCTAAATTAAAATCAGAGATTCTCAACATTACTACATGGAACCCAAGCCTTATAGGATCAACCACTACTTTGCCCAATAATAGTGGTAAGGATGTTCTATCTGATGTCTTGCAAATTGCTTCGATTCAGATCAACAAAATGAAGTCTAGAAAAGCTTGTGGTGTAGCTGTTGGTGCAACGTTAATCGACGCTGATAAATGGTCCATCACTGGTGAAGCACGCTTAATCAATGAAAGAGCTGCTCACATGAACGCTCAATTCAGATTCTAA
- a CDS encoding penicillin-binding transpeptidase domain-containing protein: MKSPKKRRSYLSVPEKTNRLLSGIIVALAIISVRLWHLAVVQHDQKLEEAYKPQKRVIPELIERATICDRFGKVLAENKMQYDVSVAYSAIRDLPARAWHARADGTRELIPVRKNYIARLAQLLAQELHLDKDTIEDNIHAKASVLGSVPYLVQANVSERTYLRLKMMMKHWPGLHVEPSVRRYYPMGKTASDILGYVGPISAQEYKRVTHELSKLRECVRAYEEGENPKFPEGLASIDQVRSLLNSLENNAYSLNALVGKVGIEAYCDGSLRGQLGKKTVLVDRRGNFIQGLNEIEAISGKKLQLTLSTELQAFADALLLDHEKTEQFRSAQSLKKQKFLPPLFPWIKGGAIIALDPNNGQILAMASSPRYHNNDFIDMRDADSEARSAVYRWLENTEHIAEVYDRKVPLRRERRSSLTGLYYDEELSLTFDYFLDFILPNTSEVKSVIKRYGTVDNAVKIQHSMERLLDLFSYSEGHCSCSSIFDAVFPIEQEHIAVGRVISIKQQQWIARCHKAHEQEIEEIKQELEPFFAELSANYDKLLLVDLFQMVVDPSKIDPELLASVASFSLSEFFECQGHYVALRSAFSKIVEDIFTEVDFKEWRKLYFAKFLEVKRKEENERKQRYPTPYVDYLVEEQRAQYRDFRRCYLDKFLAYLLSGQGDIEHQKAYYEALSVWKRELENGAHQALPWYEHYEFLKQKFSDSSIDLLRLFLSFREFSELQRPLYGNYAPMLTRNVPQKEQDLAAAFYPTYGYGYLRSHAFGQAATLGSIFKLVSAYSVLSQEVMRGNVDVDYLSRLLVIIDRKSFGYTSAKPHVGFFKDGTPIPSFYRGGILPKNDYSGRGRIDLISALEMSSNPYFSLLVGEYLSDPEDLCHAAALFGFGEKTGVGLLGEYAGAVPQDVAYNRSGLYATAIGQHTLIVTPLQTAVMMAALVNGGTLYVPSLVLGEWDGEEFSQTPPMKKRDVFMPECITELFKSGMHNVIWGNYGTTRSIRDQFSPELLTRIIGKTSTAESIVRVGLDRQYGSMKMKHVWFAAVGFSDEELMHPDIVVIVYLRLGEFGRDAAPIAVKMIEKWEKIRKKENFSAMY; encoded by the coding sequence ATGAAATCTCCGAAGAAACGTCGTTCCTACCTTAGTGTTCCAGAAAAGACAAACAGGCTATTGTCAGGAATTATTGTTGCTTTAGCGATAATATCTGTGCGTTTGTGGCATCTTGCTGTCGTTCAACATGATCAAAAGTTAGAAGAGGCTTATAAACCGCAGAAGAGGGTGATTCCTGAGCTTATAGAACGTGCAACTATTTGCGATCGTTTCGGCAAAGTATTAGCAGAAAATAAAATGCAATATGATGTGAGTGTTGCTTATAGTGCTATTCGTGATTTGCCTGCTAGAGCATGGCATGCCCGTGCAGATGGAACTAGAGAGCTCATTCCTGTTAGGAAAAACTATATTGCACGTTTGGCACAACTTCTTGCTCAAGAGTTACATTTAGATAAAGATACGATAGAAGATAATATTCATGCGAAAGCTTCTGTATTAGGTTCTGTGCCCTACTTAGTTCAGGCAAATGTTTCTGAGCGTACATATTTAAGATTGAAGATGATGATGAAACATTGGCCGGGCTTACACGTCGAACCGTCAGTGCGTCGGTATTATCCTATGGGGAAGACGGCATCAGACATTTTAGGTTATGTAGGGCCGATTAGTGCTCAAGAATATAAGAGAGTGACACATGAGTTAAGCAAGTTGCGGGAATGTGTTCGAGCGTATGAAGAGGGTGAGAATCCGAAGTTTCCTGAAGGTTTAGCAAGTATAGATCAAGTGCGTTCTTTATTAAATTCTTTGGAGAACAATGCTTATAGTTTAAATGCATTAGTTGGGAAGGTGGGTATAGAAGCCTATTGCGACGGGAGTTTAAGAGGACAATTAGGGAAAAAAACGGTTCTTGTAGATCGTCGTGGCAATTTTATTCAAGGTCTTAATGAGATAGAAGCAATTTCTGGCAAAAAGTTACAGCTGACTTTATCTACGGAGTTACAAGCATTCGCAGATGCATTGCTTTTAGATCATGAAAAAACGGAACAATTTCGTTCGGCACAGTCTTTGAAAAAGCAAAAGTTTCTACCTCCTTTATTTCCTTGGATTAAGGGAGGTGCGATTATCGCTTTAGATCCCAATAATGGCCAAATATTGGCTATGGCATCTTCTCCGAGGTATCATAATAACGATTTTATCGATATGCGGGATGCGGATTCTGAAGCTAGATCTGCGGTATATCGTTGGTTGGAAAATACCGAACATATTGCAGAGGTGTATGATAGGAAAGTGCCTTTGCGACGTGAAAGAAGAAGTTCTCTTACAGGTTTGTATTATGATGAGGAACTTTCTCTTACTTTTGATTATTTTTTAGATTTCATTTTGCCGAATACCTCAGAGGTTAAGTCTGTTATAAAACGTTATGGCACTGTGGATAACGCTGTTAAGATACAGCATTCTATGGAACGGTTATTAGATTTATTTTCTTATTCTGAGGGGCACTGTTCTTGTTCTTCTATTTTTGATGCAGTGTTTCCTATTGAGCAGGAGCATATCGCTGTAGGGCGAGTGATTTCTATAAAGCAGCAACAATGGATAGCTCGTTGTCATAAGGCACATGAACAAGAAATAGAGGAGATTAAGCAAGAGCTAGAGCCCTTTTTTGCGGAACTTTCGGCAAATTACGACAAACTTTTACTTGTAGACCTCTTTCAGATGGTTGTGGATCCTTCTAAAATTGATCCTGAGCTACTTGCATCGGTGGCTTCTTTTTCTTTATCAGAGTTTTTCGAGTGTCAGGGACATTACGTAGCTTTGCGTAGTGCATTTTCTAAGATAGTAGAGGATATTTTCACTGAAGTAGATTTTAAAGAATGGCGGAAACTCTATTTTGCTAAGTTTTTAGAGGTTAAACGTAAAGAAGAAAACGAGAGAAAGCAGCGTTACCCCACACCTTATGTGGATTACTTGGTGGAAGAACAACGTGCGCAATATAGAGATTTTCGTCGTTGTTATCTTGATAAGTTTTTAGCTTATTTACTTTCTGGACAAGGAGATATAGAGCACCAAAAAGCTTACTATGAAGCTCTTTCTGTATGGAAAAGAGAATTAGAAAATGGTGCGCATCAGGCATTGCCTTGGTATGAACATTACGAGTTTTTGAAACAAAAATTCTCAGATTCTTCTATAGACTTGCTACGTTTGTTTTTATCTTTTAGAGAGTTTTCAGAGTTGCAAAGGCCGCTATATGGCAACTATGCCCCCATGCTTACTAGGAATGTTCCTCAAAAAGAACAAGATCTTGCTGCAGCATTTTATCCTACTTATGGTTATGGGTATTTGCGGTCTCATGCTTTTGGGCAGGCAGCAACTTTAGGATCTATTTTTAAACTTGTTTCTGCTTATTCTGTTCTGTCTCAAGAAGTGATGCGGGGTAATGTCGATGTGGATTATTTATCTCGATTGCTAGTTATTATCGACAGGAAGTCTTTTGGGTATACTAGTGCTAAGCCTCATGTAGGTTTTTTTAAAGATGGCACGCCTATTCCTTCGTTTTATCGTGGAGGGATTTTACCAAAGAATGATTACTCTGGTCGTGGGCGTATCGATCTTATTTCTGCTTTAGAAATGTCCAGCAATCCTTATTTTTCTTTGCTTGTGGGAGAGTATCTCTCTGATCCTGAAGATTTATGCCATGCGGCTGCTTTATTTGGATTCGGGGAGAAAACGGGGGTAGGCTTGCTTGGAGAGTATGCCGGAGCGGTTCCACAAGATGTAGCGTACAATCGTTCGGGATTGTATGCCACAGCTATAGGGCAGCATACTCTTATTGTGACTCCTTTACAAACTGCTGTCATGATGGCAGCCCTAGTTAATGGAGGGACTTTGTACGTTCCTAGTTTAGTTTTAGGGGAATGGGATGGTGAAGAGTTTTCCCAGACTCCTCCCATGAAGAAAAGAGATGTATTTATGCCTGAGTGTATAACGGAGTTATTTAAATCAGGTATGCATAACGTGATATGGGGAAATTATGGAACAACACGAAGTATTCGTGATCAATTTAGCCCTGAATTATTAACTCGCATCATTGGAAAGACAAGCACTGCAGAATCGATAGTTCGTGTAGGTTTAGATCGGCAATACGGAAGTATGAAAATGAAGCACGTGTGGTTTGCTGCAGTTGGTTTTTCAGATGAGGAACTTATGCATCCGGATATTGTTGTTATTGTCTATTTACGCCTCGGGGAGTTTGGACGAGATGCGGCTCCCATAGCTGTAAAGATGATCGAAAAGTGGGAGAAAATAAGAAAAAAAGAAAATTTTTCAGCTATGTACTGA
- a CDS encoding tetratricopeptide repeat protein translates to MEEAAKHLAKEFLCSGINFFLSGEYEQAEQRLKETLELDPTAALAYCYLGIIALESGRTAEALTWCTKGLESEPGDSYLRYCYGVALDRDNRCEEAVEQYRAYIVLHPDDAECWFSLGGVYHRLGKYTEAIECFDKILELDPWNPQSLYNKAVVLTDMNNEQEAIALLETTVSKNPLYWKAWIKLGYLLSCHKQWDKATEAYERVVQLRPDLSDGHYNLGLCYLTLDKTRLALKAFQEALFLNEEDADAHFYVGLAYMDLKQNRQASDAFHRALGINLEHERSHYLLGYLYHMEGQFEKAEKELSFLTIKDSTFAPLLQKTVSSGQIEPKLDVFP, encoded by the coding sequence ATGGAAGAAGCTGCGAAACATCTAGCGAAAGAATTTCTCTGTTCAGGAATTAACTTTTTTTTGAGCGGGGAATACGAACAGGCGGAACAAAGGCTAAAAGAAACTTTAGAGCTAGATCCTACAGCAGCACTAGCCTATTGTTATTTGGGTATTATTGCTTTAGAATCAGGAAGAACTGCAGAGGCGTTAACCTGGTGCACAAAGGGATTAGAGTCTGAACCTGGGGATAGCTATTTACGTTATTGCTATGGGGTGGCTTTAGATCGTGATAATCGTTGTGAAGAAGCTGTAGAGCAATATCGTGCCTATATTGTTTTACATCCAGATGATGCAGAATGTTGGTTTAGCTTAGGTGGTGTATATCATCGTTTAGGTAAGTATACTGAAGCTATAGAGTGTTTTGATAAAATCTTAGAGTTAGACCCTTGGAACCCACAAAGTTTGTATAATAAAGCTGTTGTTTTAACAGATATGAACAATGAGCAAGAAGCCATTGCTTTGTTAGAGACTACGGTAAGTAAGAATCCTTTGTATTGGAAAGCTTGGATAAAATTGGGGTATTTACTCTCGTGTCACAAACAGTGGGATAAAGCCACAGAAGCTTACGAAAGAGTTGTGCAGTTACGTCCTGATTTGTCTGACGGTCATTATAATCTTGGTTTATGTTATCTCACTTTAGATAAAACACGATTAGCTTTAAAAGCTTTCCAAGAGGCTCTTTTCTTAAATGAAGAAGATGCTGACGCACACTTTTATGTTGGACTTGCCTATATGGATCTTAAGCAGAATCGCCAAGCATCCGATGCTTTCCATCGTGCGCTTGGTATTAACCTAGAACATGAGCGCTCACACTATCTTCTTGGCTATCTTTATCATATGGAAGGGCAGTTTGAAAAAGCTGAAAAGGAACTATCCTTTTTAACTATAAAAGACTCTACATTCGCTCCTTTGCTACAAAAAACAGTGTCTTCTGGGCAAATTGAGCCTAAGTTGGATGTCTTTCCGTAA